One part of the Streptomyces lienomycini genome encodes these proteins:
- a CDS encoding acyl-CoA dehydrogenase family protein, with protein MDLDFDEADETFRAEARDWLAAHVPAIPLPSLESAEGFAAHREWEAELAADRWSVVSWPEEFGGRNASILRWLVFEEEYFAAGAPGRVSQNGINLLAPTLFEHGTPEQRARILPAMASGEVIWAQAWSEPESGSDLASLRSTARRTEGGWLLSGQKTWSSRAAFADRAFGLFRSDPDAGRPHRGLTYLMFSLDAEGVTVRPIGRLDGRPAFAELFLDDVFVPDEDVIGEPGQGWRVAMSTTGNERGLTLRSPGRFTAAADRLTALWREHGDPADTALRDRVADAVIGARAYRLFSYAGASRILHDEGGPAGAASSLNKVFWSELDIALHETALDLLGPYGELADHAPESPDRGAWAEGYTFSLAGPIYAGTNEIQRDIIAERLLGLPKGRR; from the coding sequence ATGGACCTCGACTTCGACGAGGCCGACGAGACGTTCCGCGCCGAGGCCCGCGACTGGCTGGCGGCCCATGTGCCGGCCATCCCCCTGCCGTCCCTGGAGAGCGCCGAGGGGTTCGCCGCCCACCGGGAGTGGGAGGCCGAACTGGCCGCCGACCGCTGGTCGGTGGTCTCCTGGCCCGAGGAGTTCGGCGGGCGGAACGCCTCGATCCTGCGCTGGCTGGTCTTCGAGGAGGAGTACTTCGCGGCCGGCGCCCCCGGACGCGTCAGCCAGAACGGCATCAACCTGCTCGCCCCCACCCTCTTCGAACACGGCACCCCCGAGCAGCGGGCGCGGATCCTGCCCGCCATGGCGAGCGGCGAGGTCATCTGGGCGCAGGCCTGGTCCGAGCCGGAGTCCGGCTCCGACCTGGCCTCGCTCAGGTCGACGGCCCGGCGCACCGAGGGCGGCTGGCTGCTCAGCGGCCAGAAGACGTGGTCGTCGCGGGCCGCGTTCGCCGACCGGGCCTTCGGCCTGTTCCGCAGCGACCCGGACGCCGGCCGGCCGCACCGCGGGCTGACGTACCTGATGTTCTCGCTGGACGCCGAGGGCGTCACCGTACGGCCCATCGGACGGCTCGACGGCAGACCGGCCTTCGCCGAGCTGTTCCTGGACGACGTGTTCGTGCCGGACGAGGACGTGATCGGGGAGCCCGGCCAGGGCTGGCGGGTGGCCATGAGCACCACCGGCAACGAGCGCGGCCTCACCCTGCGCAGCCCCGGACGTTTCACCGCCGCCGCCGACCGGCTGACCGCGCTGTGGCGCGAGCACGGCGACCCCGCCGACACGGCGCTGCGCGACCGGGTCGCCGACGCGGTGATCGGCGCCCGCGCCTACCGGCTGTTCTCCTACGCGGGCGCCTCCCGCATCCTGCACGACGAGGGCGGCCCGGCCGGTGCCGCCTCCAGCCTCAACAAGGTGTTCTGGTCCGAGCTGGACATCGCCCTGCACGAGACGGCCCTCGACCTGCTCGGACCGTACGGCGAACTCGCCGACCACGCCCCCGAGTCGCCGGACCGCGGTGCCTGGGCCGAGGGGTACACCTTCTCCCTGGCCGGGCCCATCTACGCGGGCACCAACGAGATCCAGCGCGACATCATCGCCGAGCGGCTGCTCGGCCTGCCGAAGGGACGCCGGTGA
- a CDS encoding acyl-CoA dehydrogenase family protein, whose product MRLTEEQEELRSAVRSLLTRHEGAAAWRPLAEQVGVAALAVPEEYGGAGGGARDVHVLMEELGRCLSPLPVLGSTVLTAGALLASGDKDACGRLLPALAEGRAVGALAWAEQGSWDAAALRTRAVPGPGGGAWFLSGVKEHVLDWPDVDVLVVAARTAAGVSLFEVAADAPGARREPVVTMDGTRSQARWVLDGAEGRPVGIAGDGERILAHVRDLACAALAAEQVGAAERCLELSVAYARDRVQFGRAIGSFQAVKHRLADAYVLVESARSAALGAAFAADEDPGALPRAAAVAKSVCSEAFSAVAGETIQLHGGIGITWEHDAHRYFKRAHGAGELFGPPASHRARLAAGLGLTSY is encoded by the coding sequence ATGAGGCTGACGGAGGAGCAGGAAGAACTGCGGTCGGCCGTGAGGTCGTTGCTGACCCGGCACGAGGGAGCCGCCGCCTGGCGGCCGTTGGCCGAGCAGGTCGGCGTCGCCGCACTCGCCGTGCCCGAGGAGTACGGGGGCGCGGGCGGCGGCGCCCGGGACGTGCACGTGCTGATGGAGGAGCTGGGCCGGTGCCTGAGCCCGCTGCCGGTGCTCGGCTCGACGGTGCTCACGGCGGGGGCGCTGCTCGCCTCCGGCGACAAGGACGCGTGCGGGCGCCTGCTGCCGGCACTGGCCGAAGGGCGTGCGGTGGGTGCGCTGGCCTGGGCCGAACAGGGCTCCTGGGACGCGGCGGCGCTGCGCACCCGCGCCGTTCCGGGGCCCGGCGGCGGCGCCTGGTTCCTCAGCGGCGTCAAGGAGCACGTCCTGGACTGGCCGGACGTCGACGTGCTGGTCGTCGCGGCCCGTACGGCGGCCGGTGTCTCCCTGTTCGAGGTGGCGGCGGACGCGCCCGGAGCGCGCCGCGAACCCGTCGTCACGATGGACGGCACCCGGAGCCAGGCCCGGTGGGTCCTGGACGGCGCCGAGGGGCGCCCGGTCGGGATCGCCGGCGACGGGGAGCGGATCCTGGCGCATGTGCGGGACCTGGCCTGCGCGGCGCTCGCGGCCGAGCAGGTGGGCGCCGCCGAGCGCTGTCTCGAACTGTCCGTCGCCTACGCGCGCGACCGCGTCCAGTTCGGCCGGGCGATCGGTTCGTTCCAGGCGGTCAAGCACCGGCTGGCGGACGCCTATGTGCTGGTGGAGTCGGCGCGTTCGGCGGCGCTCGGCGCGGCGTTCGCCGCCGACGAGGACCCCGGCGCGCTGCCGCGGGCCGCCGCAGTCGCCAAGTCGGTGTGCTCCGAGGCGTTCTCGGCGGTGGCCGGGGAGACGATCCAGCTGCACGGCGGGATCGGCATCACCTGGGAGCACGACGCGCACCGCTACTTCAAGCGGGCGCACGGAGCGGGCGAGCTGTTCGGCCCGCCCGCCTCGCACCGGGCACGGCTCGCCGCCGGGCTCGGACTCACCTCGTACTGA
- a CDS encoding FadD3 family acyl-CoA ligase: MSEPEPPLTIPGALDLAAARAPDREALVDDDVRLSWRELRDQVRAAVKSLIALGTRPGDRIAVWAPNGHRWVVAALAVTSAGAVLVPVNTRYKGGEARGLLERGAARLLFVENGFLGKDYLAMLRDGAEAPEETLPVPSLPGLAAVVTLDGDGDGDEDGEDGAGGARGGEDRPGTLPWRDFLAYGAHLPDDEVTVRTASVRPDDPSDLLFTSGTTGRPKGALTTHRQNLTTYRAWSARTGVTGDDRYLILNPLFHCFGYKAGVLACLLRRTTMVLQPVFDVNRALRAVETERISVLPGPPTIYTELLDAPDRSLFDLSSLRLAVTGAAVVPVALVRRMRAELFPEVLTAYGLTESCGTVSVCSADDDAETVALTAGRPIDGVEVRVTDGDRRPLPAGQDGEILVRGYNVMLGYLDDPAASAAAVDADGWLATGDVGHFDPRGNLVLTGRSKDMFVVGGFNVYPAEIEQVLTGHDAVSEAAVIGIPDPRLGEVGRAYVTARPGAGSDPGVLLDWCRERLANFKVPREVVVLGALPRNAAGKVDKAALRTD, translated from the coding sequence ATGAGCGAGCCCGAGCCCCCACTCACGATCCCCGGCGCCCTGGACCTCGCCGCCGCCCGCGCCCCCGACCGCGAGGCACTGGTGGACGACGACGTACGGCTGAGCTGGCGGGAACTGCGCGACCAGGTGCGGGCCGCCGTCAAGTCGCTGATCGCGCTCGGCACGCGCCCCGGTGACCGGATCGCCGTCTGGGCGCCCAACGGCCACCGCTGGGTGGTGGCCGCGCTCGCCGTCACCTCGGCCGGCGCCGTGCTGGTCCCCGTCAACACCCGCTACAAGGGCGGCGAGGCCCGCGGGCTCCTCGAACGTGGCGCCGCCAGGCTGCTGTTCGTCGAGAACGGCTTCCTCGGCAAGGACTACCTGGCCATGCTGAGGGACGGCGCGGAGGCACCGGAGGAGACGCTTCCCGTACCGTCCCTGCCGGGCCTGGCAGCCGTGGTGACCCTCGACGGCGACGGCGACGGCGACGAGGACGGCGAGGACGGTGCGGGTGGCGCACGGGGCGGAGAGGACCGTCCCGGCACCCTGCCCTGGCGGGACTTCCTCGCCTACGGCGCCCACCTGCCCGACGACGAGGTCACCGTCCGTACCGCCTCCGTGCGCCCGGACGACCCGTCCGACCTGCTCTTCACCTCGGGCACCACCGGGCGGCCCAAGGGCGCGCTGACCACCCACCGCCAGAACCTCACCACGTACCGGGCCTGGAGCGCGCGCACCGGAGTCACCGGCGACGACCGCTACCTGATCCTCAACCCGCTCTTCCACTGCTTCGGCTACAAGGCGGGCGTACTCGCCTGTCTCCTTCGCCGGACCACCATGGTGCTGCAACCGGTCTTCGACGTGAACCGGGCCCTGCGCGCCGTCGAGACCGAACGGATCAGCGTCCTGCCGGGCCCGCCCACCATCTACACCGAACTGCTCGACGCCCCCGACCGGTCCCTGTTCGACCTGTCGTCGCTGCGTCTCGCGGTGACCGGCGCCGCCGTGGTGCCCGTCGCCCTGGTCCGGCGCATGCGCGCCGAACTGTTCCCCGAGGTGCTCACCGCCTACGGCCTCACCGAGTCCTGCGGCACGGTCAGCGTCTGCTCCGCCGACGACGACGCGGAGACCGTGGCGCTGACCGCGGGCCGCCCCATCGACGGCGTCGAGGTGCGCGTCACCGACGGCGACCGGCGCCCGCTGCCCGCCGGGCAGGACGGCGAGATCCTGGTCCGCGGCTACAACGTGATGCTCGGCTACCTGGACGACCCGGCGGCCAGCGCGGCCGCCGTCGACGCCGACGGCTGGCTGGCCACCGGAGACGTCGGCCACTTCGACCCGCGCGGCAACCTGGTCCTCACCGGACGCTCCAAGGACATGTTCGTGGTCGGCGGGTTCAACGTCTACCCGGCCGAGATCGAGCAGGTCCTCACCGGGCACGACGCCGTTTCCGAGGCCGCCGTGATCGGCATCCCCGACCCACGGCTCGGGGAGGTCGGCCGGGCCTACGTGACGGCCCGCCCCGGCGCCGGGAGCGATCCCGGCGTCCTGCTCGACTGGTGCCGCGAGCGGCTCGCCAACTTCAAGGTCCCCCGCGAGGTCGTCGTCCTGGGGGCGCTGCCGCGCAACGCCGCCGGCAAGGTCGACAAGGCCGCGCTGCGCACCGACTGA
- a CDS encoding acyl-CoA dehydrogenase family protein, whose product MSSVEEFRAEIRGWLATHLTGAFAALRGRGGPGREHEVFAERLEWERHMAAAGWTCVGWPEEYGGRGATIEQQVAFHEEYALADAPARVNHIAEQLLGPTLIAFGTPEQRARFLPPIVAAEELWCQGYSEPDAGSDLANVRTRAERDGDHWVVTGQKIWTSLAHESQWCFVVARTEPDSRRHRGLSYLLVPLDQPGVEVRPITQLTGTSEFNEVFFDGARTRADHIVGAPGDGWRVAMATLGFERGVSTLGQQVGFRRELETLVETAKRNGAADDPLIRDRLARAWTGLETIRCNALRMLDGVASGAPGPEASIGKIFWATWHRELGELAMDVCGAGGMLAAGEPYDLDDWQRLFLFSRSDTIYAGSNEIQRNIIAERVLGLPKEARP is encoded by the coding sequence ATGAGCAGCGTCGAGGAGTTCCGCGCCGAGATCCGCGGCTGGCTGGCCACCCACCTCACCGGCGCCTTCGCCGCCCTGCGGGGCCGCGGCGGCCCGGGGCGTGAGCACGAGGTCTTCGCCGAACGGCTCGAGTGGGAACGGCACATGGCCGCCGCCGGCTGGACCTGCGTCGGCTGGCCCGAGGAGTACGGCGGCCGGGGCGCGACCATCGAGCAGCAGGTCGCCTTCCACGAGGAGTACGCCCTGGCCGACGCACCCGCCCGGGTCAACCACATCGCCGAGCAGCTGCTCGGCCCCACCCTGATCGCCTTCGGCACCCCCGAGCAGCGGGCCAGGTTCCTGCCGCCGATCGTCGCCGCCGAGGAACTGTGGTGCCAGGGCTACAGCGAGCCCGACGCCGGATCCGACCTGGCGAACGTACGGACCCGCGCCGAACGCGACGGCGACCACTGGGTGGTCACCGGGCAGAAGATCTGGACGTCACTCGCCCACGAGTCCCAGTGGTGCTTCGTCGTCGCCCGCACCGAACCGGACTCGCGGCGCCACCGGGGCCTGTCCTACCTCCTGGTCCCGCTGGACCAGCCCGGCGTCGAGGTCCGGCCCATCACCCAGCTGACCGGCACCTCCGAGTTCAACGAGGTGTTCTTCGACGGCGCCCGCACCCGCGCCGACCACATCGTCGGCGCCCCCGGCGACGGCTGGCGCGTGGCCATGGCCACCCTCGGCTTCGAACGCGGCGTCTCCACCCTCGGCCAGCAGGTCGGCTTCCGGCGCGAACTGGAGACCCTCGTCGAGACGGCCAAACGCAACGGCGCGGCGGACGACCCGCTGATCCGCGACCGGCTCGCCCGCGCCTGGACGGGACTCGAGACCATCCGCTGCAACGCCCTGCGCATGCTCGACGGCGTCGCGTCCGGCGCCCCCGGCCCCGAGGCGTCCATCGGCAAGATCTTCTGGGCCACCTGGCACCGCGAACTGGGCGAACTCGCCATGGACGTGTGCGGCGCGGGCGGCATGCTCGCCGCCGGTGAGCCCTACGACCTCGACGACTGGCAGCGGCTGTTCCTCTTCTCCCGCTCGGACACCATCTACGCCGGGTCCAACGAGATCCAGCGCAACATCATCGCCGAGCGCGTCCTCGGCCTGCCCAAGGAGGCCCGCCCGTGA
- a CDS encoding SDR family NAD(P)-dependent oxidoreductase produces the protein MIDKSVYGPWAVVAGGSEGVGAAFAEQLADAGINLVLIARKPGPLHETADRARARGVEVRTLALDLLDPGALAAVRTVTDGLEVGLLIFNAGANTYGHDFVTGDLDGVQGVLDLNITAQLALTHHFGALMKARRRGGIMLVGSLSGYLGQARISVYSAAKAFSRVFAEGLWLELREYDVHVLELVLGVTRTPAMERAGLRMDLPGLRVAEPDDVAREGLDHLADGPVRVAGGNAETAERRSGFPRAELVLGAHEASQRLLPSST, from the coding sequence ATGATCGACAAGAGCGTGTACGGGCCGTGGGCGGTCGTCGCCGGGGGCTCCGAGGGAGTCGGTGCCGCGTTCGCCGAGCAACTCGCGGACGCCGGGATCAACCTGGTCCTGATCGCCCGGAAACCGGGACCGCTGCACGAGACCGCCGACCGGGCCCGCGCCCGGGGCGTCGAGGTCCGCACCCTCGCCCTCGACCTGCTCGACCCCGGAGCCCTGGCGGCCGTCCGCACGGTCACCGACGGACTCGAGGTCGGGCTGCTGATCTTCAACGCCGGTGCGAACACCTACGGCCACGACTTCGTCACCGGCGACCTCGACGGCGTCCAGGGCGTCCTGGACCTGAACATCACCGCGCAGCTCGCCCTCACCCACCACTTCGGGGCCCTGATGAAGGCACGGCGCCGCGGCGGCATCATGCTGGTCGGCTCCCTCTCCGGCTACCTGGGGCAGGCCCGGATCAGCGTCTACTCCGCGGCCAAGGCGTTCAGCCGGGTCTTCGCCGAGGGCCTGTGGCTGGAGCTGCGCGAGTACGACGTGCACGTCCTCGAACTGGTCCTGGGCGTCACCCGGACCCCCGCGATGGAACGCGCCGGCCTGCGCATGGACCTCCCCGGTCTCCGCGTCGCCGAACCGGACGACGTCGCCCGGGAGGGCCTCGACCACCTCGCCGACGGGCCCGTGCGGGTCGCCGGGGGCAACGCGGAGACCGCCGAGCGGCGCAGCGGCTTCCCCCGCGCCGAACTCGTCCTGGGCGCGCACGAGGCCTCCCAGCGGCTGCTGCCCTCGTCCACCTGA
- a CDS encoding SDR family oxidoreductase, whose protein sequence is MDTDTDISNPLDFTGRVVLVTGGTKGIGAAIAEAFLGAGADVVVCGRNAPGALPAAGGREAVFVAADVRDPAAAARLVDSAVERFGRLDVLVNNAGGSPDADAATVSPRFVEKIVALNLLAPFYVAQAAHGAMRARPGGGSVVNIGSVSAHDPQPGTAAYTAAKAGLLALTRALALEWAPQVRVNHITTGLIRTDSAASVYGADGGASVAGVIPMERMAVPADVARACLFLASDLSAYVNGADLAVHGGGEFPARYLAARSANQGV, encoded by the coding sequence ATGGACACCGACACCGACATCAGCAACCCGTTGGACTTCACGGGGCGCGTGGTCCTCGTCACCGGCGGCACCAAGGGCATCGGCGCCGCCATCGCGGAGGCGTTCCTCGGGGCCGGGGCCGACGTGGTGGTCTGCGGCCGCAACGCGCCGGGCGCCCTGCCGGCGGCAGGGGGCAGGGAGGCGGTCTTCGTCGCCGCCGACGTGCGCGATCCGGCGGCGGCGGCGCGACTCGTCGACAGCGCGGTGGAGCGCTTCGGCCGTCTCGACGTGCTCGTCAACAACGCGGGCGGCTCCCCGGACGCGGACGCGGCGACCGTCTCGCCGCGCTTCGTGGAGAAGATCGTCGCGCTCAACCTGCTCGCGCCGTTCTACGTGGCGCAGGCGGCCCACGGCGCCATGCGGGCCCGGCCGGGCGGCGGTTCGGTCGTCAACATCGGCAGCGTCTCCGCTCACGATCCGCAGCCGGGCACCGCCGCGTACACGGCCGCCAAGGCCGGACTGCTGGCACTGACCAGGGCACTGGCCCTGGAGTGGGCGCCGCAGGTGCGGGTCAACCACATCACCACCGGCCTGATCCGCACCGACAGCGCGGCGTCCGTCTACGGCGCGGACGGCGGCGCCTCGGTGGCCGGTGTGATCCCGATGGAGCGGATGGCCGTACCCGCGGACGTCGCGCGGGCCTGCCTGTTCCTGGCGAGCGACCTGTCGGCGTACGTCAACGGGGCGGATCTCGCGGTGCACGGCGGCGGGGAGTTCCCGGCCCGGTACCTCGCCGCGAGGTCAGCGAACCAGGGGGTGTGA
- a CDS encoding acyl-CoA dehydrogenase family protein has translation MRFLLDAEQREFARSLDGLLASSDTPAAVRSWAAGDHAPGRAVWARLAEAGVFALAVPERHDGFGPLPLDIAVAFTELGRHAVPGPLVETVAAAALLDRLGDPDTAAAHLPGIASGKTVATLCLTALGPYALDADAADTVLVVDGDVLRAGAQPGPVQPSADPARRLSQVSGGAVLAQGPAVATAAAHAADMAALATAAQSLGLGRALLARTVEYVGRRTQFGVPVGSFQALKHRLADTLVALEFAEPLVHGAALALAAGSPEAGRDVAAAKVAAGEAAHRAARTALQLHGAVGYTDELDLSLWIRKARPLRDAWGTPAACRARVLAA, from the coding sequence ATGCGGTTCCTCCTCGACGCCGAGCAGCGGGAGTTCGCCCGCTCCCTCGACGGACTCCTCGCCTCCTCGGACACCCCGGCCGCCGTACGGTCCTGGGCCGCCGGTGACCATGCACCGGGGCGGGCGGTGTGGGCGCGGCTGGCCGAGGCCGGGGTGTTCGCCCTCGCGGTGCCCGAACGCCACGACGGGTTCGGCCCGCTGCCGCTCGACATCGCCGTCGCCTTCACCGAGCTGGGGCGGCACGCGGTACCGGGTCCGCTGGTCGAGACGGTCGCCGCGGCGGCCCTCCTCGACCGGCTCGGCGACCCGGACACGGCCGCCGCCCACCTCCCCGGCATCGCCTCGGGCAAGACCGTCGCCACCCTCTGCCTCACGGCCCTCGGCCCGTACGCCCTGGACGCCGACGCGGCCGACACGGTGCTGGTCGTGGACGGCGACGTGCTGCGCGCGGGCGCCCAGCCCGGTCCCGTACAGCCGTCGGCGGATCCGGCGCGGCGCCTGTCGCAGGTGTCCGGCGGGGCGGTGCTGGCCCAGGGACCGGCGGTGGCCACGGCCGCCGCACACGCCGCGGACATGGCCGCGCTGGCCACCGCGGCCCAGTCCCTGGGGCTCGGCCGCGCGCTGCTCGCCCGGACCGTCGAGTACGTCGGCCGGCGCACCCAGTTCGGTGTGCCCGTCGGCTCCTTCCAGGCCCTCAAGCACCGGCTGGCGGACACGCTGGTCGCCCTGGAGTTCGCCGAGCCACTCGTGCACGGGGCCGCGCTCGCGCTCGCCGCCGGTTCTCCGGAGGCCGGCCGGGACGTCGCCGCCGCCAAGGTCGCGGCGGGCGAGGCCGCCCACCGGGCCGCGCGCACCGCGCTGCAACTGCACGGGGCGGTCGGCTACACCGACGAGTTGGACCTGTCCCTGTGGATCCGCAAGGCCCGTCCACTGCGCGACGCCTGGGGCACCCCGGCCGCCTGCCGGGCCCGCGTCCTGGCCGCCTGA
- a CDS encoding enoyl-CoA hydratase, translated as MSAAHNHGPEALDASDASGTPVRYEKRGPVATVTMNRPDYRNAQNSAMTYALDRAFYRAAEDDEVKTVVLAGAGKHFSAGHDIGTPERDAHLPFERRAGLWWDHSDKQGAESRFARESEVYLGMCRRWRELPKPVVASVQGACVAGGLMLAWVCDLIVASEDAFFADPVVRMGIPGVEYFAHPWVMPPRVAKEFLFTGDRMSARRAYEVGMVNRVVPRDELADATRELALRIAEMPRLGLALTKRAVNQAEDLQGLHAGMDSVFGLHHLAHAHNAETAPDALGGMDIRAMKKAGG; from the coding sequence ATGTCCGCTGCCCACAACCACGGACCCGAGGCGCTCGACGCGTCCGACGCTTCCGGGACGCCCGTCCGCTACGAGAAGCGGGGTCCCGTCGCGACGGTCACCATGAACCGCCCCGACTACCGCAACGCCCAGAACTCCGCGATGACCTACGCCCTGGACCGGGCCTTCTACCGGGCCGCCGAGGACGACGAGGTGAAGACCGTCGTCCTCGCCGGTGCGGGCAAGCACTTCTCCGCCGGCCACGACATCGGCACCCCCGAGCGGGACGCCCACCTGCCGTTCGAACGCCGCGCGGGGCTGTGGTGGGACCACTCGGACAAACAGGGAGCGGAGAGCCGCTTCGCCCGCGAGTCCGAGGTGTACCTGGGCATGTGCCGCCGCTGGCGCGAGCTGCCCAAGCCGGTCGTCGCCTCCGTGCAGGGCGCCTGTGTGGCGGGCGGGCTGATGCTCGCCTGGGTGTGCGACCTGATCGTGGCCTCCGAGGACGCGTTCTTCGCCGACCCGGTGGTGCGGATGGGCATCCCCGGCGTCGAGTACTTCGCCCACCCGTGGGTGATGCCGCCGCGCGTGGCCAAGGAGTTCCTCTTCACCGGGGACCGCATGAGCGCCCGCCGCGCGTACGAGGTCGGCATGGTCAACCGTGTCGTGCCCCGCGATGAACTGGCCGACGCGACGCGGGAGTTGGCGCTGCGCATCGCCGAGATGCCCCGCCTGGGACTCGCACTGACCAAGCGCGCCGTCAACCAGGCCGAGGACCTCCAGGGGCTGCATGCCGGGATGGACTCGGTGTTCGGCCTGCACCACCTCGCGCACGCGCACAACGCCGAGACCGCGCCGGACGCGCTCGGCGGGATGGACATCCGGGCGATGAAGAAGGCGGGCGGCTGA
- the hsaA gene encoding 3-hydroxy-9,10-secoandrosta-1,3,5(10)-triene-9,17-dione monooxygenase oxygenase subunit, with the protein MGNQVLESVRALLPGIGKRAVAADEARRIPESTIRELTGAGVFRMLQPARYGGLESDPVDFYQVVRAISAVCCSTGWVASVLGVHPWQLGLFPRRAQDDVWGEDPDTRISSSYAPVGRLTPVDGGYRLTGRWSFSSGCEHATWALLGALVVGAQGRPVDFLTVLVPRSDYTIEDAWDVVGLRGTASNDIVVESAFVPDHRVLRNYEQARLKVPGQQVNKGPLYRLPFGAIFTSAVTAPVIGAVSGGYESYVSLMKERVRLSLGGGRFTEDPFAQVAIARAASDIDATVLQMDRNLRELSELAAAEREIPMELRLRTRRDQVRGTERAVAAIDLLFKTAGGNALRRGNPVERAWRDAHAGSVHVANDVERALAMYGRGAFGLTVEDNLV; encoded by the coding sequence ATGGGCAATCAGGTTCTGGAGTCGGTACGCGCCCTGCTGCCCGGCATCGGCAAACGGGCCGTCGCCGCGGACGAGGCACGCCGCATACCGGAGTCCACGATCCGCGAGCTGACCGGCGCGGGCGTCTTCCGGATGCTGCAACCCGCCCGGTACGGCGGCCTGGAGAGCGACCCGGTCGACTTCTACCAGGTGGTGCGGGCGATCTCCGCCGTCTGCTGCTCCACCGGCTGGGTCGCCTCGGTCCTGGGCGTGCACCCCTGGCAGCTGGGCCTGTTCCCACGCCGGGCGCAGGACGACGTCTGGGGCGAGGACCCCGACACCCGCATCTCCTCCTCGTACGCGCCGGTGGGCCGGCTCACCCCCGTCGACGGCGGCTACCGGCTCACCGGCCGCTGGAGCTTCTCCTCCGGCTGCGAGCACGCCACCTGGGCCCTGCTCGGCGCCCTGGTCGTCGGTGCGCAGGGACGGCCGGTCGACTTCCTCACCGTGCTGGTGCCGCGCTCGGACTACACCATCGAGGACGCGTGGGACGTGGTCGGGCTGCGCGGCACCGCCAGCAACGACATCGTCGTCGAATCGGCGTTCGTGCCCGACCACCGGGTGCTGCGCAACTACGAGCAGGCCCGGCTGAAGGTGCCCGGGCAGCAGGTCAACAAGGGGCCGCTGTACCGTCTGCCGTTCGGCGCGATCTTCACCAGCGCCGTCACGGCCCCGGTGATCGGCGCCGTGTCGGGCGGCTACGAGTCGTACGTGTCGCTGATGAAGGAGCGGGTGCGGCTCAGCCTGGGCGGAGGCCGGTTCACCGAGGACCCCTTCGCCCAGGTCGCCATCGCGCGCGCCGCCTCCGACATCGACGCGACCGTCCTGCAGATGGACCGCAACCTGCGCGAACTGTCCGAACTCGCCGCCGCTGAGCGGGAGATACCCATGGAACTGCGGTTGCGTACCCGGCGCGACCAGGTCCGGGGCACCGAACGGGCCGTCGCCGCGATCGACCTGCTCTTCAAGACCGCCGGCGGCAACGCGCTGCGCCGCGGCAACCCCGTCGAGCGCGCCTGGCGCGACGCCCACGCGGGCAGCGTGCACGTCGCCAACGACGTGGAACGCGCGCTCGCCATGTACGGCCGCGGGGCGTTCGGCCTCACGGTGGAGGACAACCTGGTCTGA
- a CDS encoding SDR family NAD(P)-dependent oxidoreductase — translation MRLEGRVAIVTGAGDGIGAAVARRFAAEGARVLVAEVNEETGRAVADAIGGRFLRTDVGDKAQVLAMVDTAVREFGGVDILVNNAWAVGDLGRVEDKTDEMLARGMGIGFYGPFRAMRAAFPHMRERGWGRVVNMCSLNGVNAHMGTLEYNAAKEALRTLTRTAAREWAPTGVVVNAICPGAKSAAFRRRMSANPELEKQVGAMNPMGRMGDPDEDVAPAALFLASEDARYVTGNTLFVDGGSHINGVAWAPDLL, via the coding sequence ATGCGGCTCGAAGGACGCGTCGCGATCGTCACCGGCGCCGGGGACGGCATCGGCGCCGCGGTGGCCCGGCGGTTCGCCGCCGAGGGGGCCAGGGTGCTGGTCGCGGAGGTGAACGAGGAGACCGGCCGGGCGGTGGCCGACGCGATCGGCGGCCGCTTCCTGCGCACCGACGTCGGCGACAAGGCCCAGGTGCTGGCCATGGTCGACACCGCGGTGCGGGAGTTCGGCGGCGTCGACATCCTGGTCAACAACGCCTGGGCGGTCGGCGACCTCGGCAGGGTGGAGGACAAGACCGACGAGATGCTGGCCCGGGGGATGGGCATCGGCTTCTACGGCCCGTTCCGGGCGATGCGGGCGGCGTTTCCGCACATGCGGGAGCGGGGCTGGGGCCGGGTCGTCAACATGTGCAGCCTCAACGGCGTGAACGCCCACATGGGCACCCTGGAGTACAACGCCGCCAAGGAGGCCCTGCGCACCCTGACCCGCACCGCGGCCCGGGAGTGGGCCCCCACCGGGGTCGTCGTCAACGCGATCTGCCCCGGCGCCAAGAGCGCGGCCTTCCGGCGGCGGATGAGCGCCAACCCCGAGCTGGAGAAGCAGGTCGGCGCCATGAACCCGATGGGACGGATGGGCGACCCGGACGAGGACGTCGCCCCGGCCGCGCTGTTCCTCGCGAGCGAGGACGCCCGGTACGTCACCGGCAACACCCTCTTCGTCGACGGAGGTTCGCACATCAACGGCGTGGCCTGGGCCCCCGACCTGCTGTGA